A region of Pristis pectinata isolate sPriPec2 chromosome 24, sPriPec2.1.pri, whole genome shotgun sequence DNA encodes the following proteins:
- the fstl3 gene encoding follistatin-related protein 3 isoform X2 encodes MDKNIFVTPFVFAVLCHFIGGNPSDGVCWLQQGRNGKCQALSMTRINREECCRSGSAQTAWTNQDIPESDILKLIILGGVNCYPCHKTCEGVDCGPGKICKMNKHNKPTCICAPDCSNVTKKVPVCGTDGKIYKDECSLLLAKCRGLPELEVQYQGECKKSCTQVLCPGTSMCVIDQTHSAHCVMCRVMPCPEPLSSEQALCGNNGVTYHSVCHLRRATCLLGKSIGVAHYGRCNSSEEGIKQKGDNQENTVFSKLLLGW; translated from the exons GGGTATGTTGGCTACAACaaggaagaaatggaaaatgcCAGGCTTTGTCCATGACTCGGATCAATCGAGAGGAATGTTGCAGGAGTGGAAGTGCTCAAACTGCATGGACAAATCAGGACATACCAGAAAGTGACATTTTAAAACTTATAATTCTTGGCGGAGTtaattgctacccatgccaca AAACTTGTGAGGGTGTGGACTGTGGACCAGGGAAGATTTGCAAAATGAACAAACATAATAAGCCAACATGCATCTGTGCACCTGACTGTTCAAATGTCACAAAGAAGGTACCTGTATGTGGAACTGACGGTAAAATCTACAAGGATGAATGCAGCCTCCTTTTGGCAAAGTGCAGAGGATTGCCAGAACTGGAAGTACAGTATCAGGGAGAATGCAAAA AGTCTTGCACGCAAGTTTTGTGTCCTGGAACCTCTATGTGTGTGATAGACCAAACTCACAGTGCACACTGTGTGATGTGCAGAGTGATGCCGTGTCCAGAACCATTGTCATCTGAGCAGGCGCTCTGTGGAAATAATGGTGTTACCTATCATAGCGTATGTCACCTGAGACGTGCCACTTGCTTGCTGGGAAAATCCATAGGTGTTGCCCACTACGGTAGATGCAACT CATCAGAAGAAGGTATCAAGCAGAAAGGAGACAATCAAGAAAATACAGTGTTTTCGAAACTCCTCCTCGGATGGTAG
- the fstl3 gene encoding follistatin-related protein 3 isoform X1 translates to MDKNIFVTPFVFAVLCHFIGGNPSDAGVCWLQQGRNGKCQALSMTRINREECCRSGSAQTAWTNQDIPESDILKLIILGGVNCYPCHKTCEGVDCGPGKICKMNKHNKPTCICAPDCSNVTKKVPVCGTDGKIYKDECSLLLAKCRGLPELEVQYQGECKKSCTQVLCPGTSMCVIDQTHSAHCVMCRVMPCPEPLSSEQALCGNNGVTYHSVCHLRRATCLLGKSIGVAHYGRCNSSEEGIKQKGDNQENTVFSKLLLGW, encoded by the exons CAGGGGTATGTTGGCTACAACaaggaagaaatggaaaatgcCAGGCTTTGTCCATGACTCGGATCAATCGAGAGGAATGTTGCAGGAGTGGAAGTGCTCAAACTGCATGGACAAATCAGGACATACCAGAAAGTGACATTTTAAAACTTATAATTCTTGGCGGAGTtaattgctacccatgccaca AAACTTGTGAGGGTGTGGACTGTGGACCAGGGAAGATTTGCAAAATGAACAAACATAATAAGCCAACATGCATCTGTGCACCTGACTGTTCAAATGTCACAAAGAAGGTACCTGTATGTGGAACTGACGGTAAAATCTACAAGGATGAATGCAGCCTCCTTTTGGCAAAGTGCAGAGGATTGCCAGAACTGGAAGTACAGTATCAGGGAGAATGCAAAA AGTCTTGCACGCAAGTTTTGTGTCCTGGAACCTCTATGTGTGTGATAGACCAAACTCACAGTGCACACTGTGTGATGTGCAGAGTGATGCCGTGTCCAGAACCATTGTCATCTGAGCAGGCGCTCTGTGGAAATAATGGTGTTACCTATCATAGCGTATGTCACCTGAGACGTGCCACTTGCTTGCTGGGAAAATCCATAGGTGTTGCCCACTACGGTAGATGCAACT CATCAGAAGAAGGTATCAAGCAGAAAGGAGACAATCAAGAAAATACAGTGTTTTCGAAACTCCTCCTCGGATGGTAG